The Antarcticibacterium flavum genome contains the following window.
CTGGCCTCCCCAAAGGTTTTACTGAAGTTGAAATTCAAACTATGGAAAGGCATTGTGTAAACATCTGGAACCGTACCAATACCTACAACTTCAAGTGTTTTACCCTGAACATTATAGTAGATCCCGGTTTGCCAGCCAGCATTCTCACTTGTATAATTCAGGCCTGTATTGATAAGGTAAGGCGATTGCCCCTGCAGCGGCCTTTTGCCGTCAAATTCCTCACCTGTTCGTAAGTTTCGTTGTTTTGATTCATACTCCCCATTAGGGCTCCGGTCCATTTCAACCTGGGAGTCTATTACAGATACATTTAAGTTCAGGTCAAAATTAGAAAGACCGGCATCAAGAAAGCCAAGATTGCGGCGTATCTCAACTTCAGCTCCATAAACAAGTGCATCATTCACATTACGTGGCTGCAGGTTATCTGAAGCAAAATCACTAAAGATGGTAAGTTCAATAGGATCTTTGAAAGACTTTACAAATCCGCTGAAGGCGATTAACTGCGCCTGGTCACCATAGATCTCATACCTTAGATCGAGGTTGTTAATATACGTTGGCCTAATATCAATATTTCCAATGAAGGTCCTGTTGGTCAAAGGATCATAGATCTGTGCGATAGAGGCTTCTTTAAAGGAAGGCCTTGCAGTGGTGCGGGCATAGGAAAATCTTAAATTGGCATTCTCTGTAGTGCTCAAGATGAAGTTGGCAGAAGGGAAAAAGTCTGCTTTGTCAATGAGGTGCGCATTATCCAGCCGTTGATCTCCAAGGTTATTTTGCCCGGTATAGAACAGGTCAAATTTCTCGAACCTTACTCCCAGGATCGTCTTTAATTTTTCTGAGATCCTGAATTCCTGGGAGGCATAAGCTGCTGCATTTGTATTATAGGCTTCAAAGGTGTTCGCCGGCTCATAAAAACCGTTGATGTAAGATCCTGTTCTTCTCTCGGGCGTCCAAATGTTGCCGGGTGCAAGGATCTCATTTGCATCACCGTTATAGTTCTGGCTTACACTTCCCTGAATAAGGATCTGGTATTGATCAATACTAAAATCCCTTTGCTTATAGGTGTAACCTCCTCCAAATTTAAGGATGGCATCCCTGTTAAATAGCTGGTGTCTTTTGGTTAGATCAAGTTTACCTACCAGGTTGATCTCCTCAAGGTCCCGCCATATTCGGGTAGGGCTTTCAGAAGAACTTGGACGTATGCTGTAGGTGTCATTGTTCCTGTTATATTCAAAGGCGGTGATCCTAACATCCTTATCATTGACCCTTGCAAGGGTAGGGGAAAGTTTCCACTCTGTGGTCCAGGAGGCATCTTCATTGCTGTGCTTCCCTGTCAACATAGCATTGGTAATAGAACGTTGAGAATACTCAAGGTTATCCCTAAAGGCTTCAATAGCATCTGCAAGGATCACGTTCTCATAAAAATATCCTGCTCTTGATTCCCCGTTTTGCAGGTGAAGAACGTTGAATTGATATTTAGACTGTGATGTTTTAAATGCAGTTCCTGCCATGGCGCTTATAAGAACATTGTTGGTGCCGTAATCACCGGTTAGGGTCCTGGCCGGCCTCAGCTCAAACTCGCTTGTAGCACGGGGTTTAAGATAAGAGTTGCTTTCAAAATCCTCATAGAACTCTGTTTCGTTTTTATAAGAGATAGATGCGAAGTAGCCAAGTTTATTATTATCACCAACAGTGTATTGGTTACCTGCAGTTAAACCGGCACTAAAGTCGATTGGACTGGTTGATGTTGTGGCACCAAGCGTTGGATTGAAACGTTGTGTTAACCTTGTAAGTGCTGCGTCATTATCAAATGGCCTTGGAAACGGCTGATTCCTTCTTACAGGCATATCCCTGGTGCCATCATCAAATCCAAGGAAATCTGTGCTGCTGCCATCATATTGGAGGTAGTTAGAATTAAAATGCATGGAAGGATTATAGGTTCCTCCAATAGAGAGGCTGTACTCTTCCCTTGATGGAAAATCCTTGGTAACTATATTTACCATTCCCCCTGTAAAATCGGCAGGAAGATCTGCAGTAGAGGATTTCACGACCTGGATATTATCCAGAATATTGGTTGGAAATAGGTCGAGCTGTATGGTATTCCTGTCGGGGTCCAGTCCCGGGATATCCATCCCATTGAGTATTGATTTGGTATACCTGTCTCCAAGTCCCCTCACATACACATATTTTCCATCCTGTACAGAGACTCCCGGCACTGTTTTAACGGCCGATGATACCTCTCCTGCACCAATTTTCGCGAAAGTTTGCGATGCCAGGCCATCCATTAAATTCACAGAGTTTCGCTGCAGGGTTAGAACAGATGCTTCTGTATCCCTTGCCGTCGTTGTAGTGATGATGATCTCATCCAGGGCCCCGGCAGATGATTTCATAGTGACATTAAGGGGTGTAGTCTCCCCGGCTTTTACTATTACATCGCTTACCTCAAGAGTTTCATAACCTACAAAGGAAAATACAACAGTGTAGGTTCCTTCCTGAACTTCAAGAACATAATCTCCTTCAAAATCTGAGGTGGTACCCGTGGTGGTGCCTTTTATATAAGCGTTTGCAAAGGGTAGAATGTCATTTACTTCTGCATCATTGATCACTCCTGCTATTTTCCCTTTTTGGGCGTATGAAAAATTGAACAAAAAACTTAAAATTAAAACCAGTGTGAATTTAGTATTCATAGAAATTTTATAATTATATATCTTATAGTAATTGCCCGTCCCTTAAAAGAGACGAGCAATTGCAGTCATTTTTTACTATTGACCTTAATTAAAATGCGCCACGCATTTTGGCAAAGGTCCAGTCAAATACAGAAAGATCTGCACCAACGGTCTCTTCTCCATCATTAATGGCGGTTGCAAAATTTGCAGTATCGGCTTTTAACGTGGTACTTGTGGTAGTGTCGTTGAAAATATCGGCAACATTTGATACCCCTTCAGGAAGAACAATTTCCCAGGCATCAAACACAAGGCTGCCGCTATTGTAGTTTCCTGCAGATCCTGCATCATCAAGTTCCACATCCTGTGCGGGACCAAAACCTTTGATAAATACGTTTTTTATGGTACCCATGGCTCCATCCCTAAAGTCGGCTATTTCACCATCTGGAGCAGTTGGATCCCCAATGATCGTAAGTCCATCTATGATGAAAGCGCCTTGTAAAGTTCCCTCCGGGCCATCTATTTCAAGGGCGTGATCAGAAATATTTCCCTGTATCACAAGGGCATTAGTGATTGTGCCGGAGTAAGCCTGGTCTATATCAAGACCATCATCTCCACCTGCGAATACCACTATATTGCTGGAATTAACATTACCTCCAAACCATTCAACACCATCATCTACATTTCCAACAATTTCAATATGGTTAATAGTTGTACCTCTACCTACGCCTCCAAGGGTAAGGCCATTGATCTCGTTACCCGATCCAATAAGGGCTCCCCCGTGACGTATTGAAACGTACTCAAGAAAACCTGAATTATCCTCGGGATCGCTGCCGCCATATCTTCCAAAGTCATCATCGGCCGGGATTCCTTCTATTTGTGAGATCTCAGAATCCCCTTCAAATGAACTTGGTGCATAGCCCAGGATGATAACACCGCCCCATAGCCCCCTGTCATTCTCGTCCAGGTTTGTGCCGGCCAACTGGCCAATTTGGATATTGTCATTAACTGAAGTAAAAATTATAGGCTGCTCGGCAGTACCCCTGGCATCTATCATTCCCCCTCTTGCAACGATTAAGGCAGAAGCCAGAGACCCTGTCCCTTCACCTCCTTTAATAATGGTTCCCGGTTCTATTGTTAATGTCACTCCATTACCTACTACCACTTTTCCATTCAATTCCCATATCACGTCATTGGTTAAGGTAAGGTCCTGTGCAATAAGGCCGGCAAGGTCTTCATCTACAACAGCGCCTCCTCCATTGCCTCCACCATCACCAGGACAGGCAGCACACGGCCCGCCGCAATCAACTCCAGTTTCAAGTCCATTTTGAATACCATCTGTACAGGTGGCAAGTTGCTCAATGCTGGTGTCATCATCACTGTTACAGCTCGTGAAAACTAGAGCTGATAAGGCAAATGCGGTTAGAATTAATTTTTTCATACTTGGTTTACGTTTAAAATTCTATTTTTTGGTTTTTAATACAGGACAAATTAACGGGCTTAATCCCTCCTGAAGCTTATCTAAACTTTAACCTTGGGTTAAAAGCGGCATCCGGTATGTTATCTTTGGGTTTAGAAATAGGGGTTTTTAACCGGGGGTGGAAAAGGGGCGTACCCCCGTGAAATGAGGAAAACCATTGAAGTCAGAGGAATACGAAGGAGAAGGCAGTAGGTCGTTTGTTAACCCAGTGTTACTTCCTGTACAGGTGCTTAAGGTGAAATCCCCAATTTTATATATACATTTGTGTAAGTTAGTTTACAATGTTCCTATGAAGAAAAAAGACATTTTGATCCTTCTGGTAGATGATGAGCCAGATATCCTGGAGATCGTAAGTTACAATCTTACTGCTGAAGGTTACAAAGTAATCACGGCCGAGAACGGTAGCAGAGCGGTCCAGCTTGCCAAAAAGAAAAAGCCCCACCTTATCATCCTGGATGTAATGATGCCAGAGATGGATGGGATTGAGGCCTGTGAACAAATAAGGAAAATGCCCGAATTAAGCGAGACTATCATTACCTTCCTTACCGCCCGGGGGAGGATTACTCCCAAATGGCAGGATTTGATGCGGGGGCAGATGATTATATTACCAAGCCTATTAAGCCTAAGGTTCTTGTAAGCAAAGTTAAAGCCCTGCTTAG
Protein-coding sequences here:
- a CDS encoding TonB-dependent receptor, which translates into the protein MNTKFTLVLILSFLFNFSYAQKGKIAGVINDAEVNDILPFANAYIKGTTTGTTSDFEGDYVLEVQEGTYTVVFSFVGYETLEVSDVIVKAGETTPLNVTMKSSAGALDEIIITTTTARDTEASVLTLQRNSVNLMDGLASQTFAKIGAGEVSSAVKTVPGVSVQDGKYVYVRGLGDRYTKSILNGMDIPGLDPDRNTIQLDLFPTNILDNIQVVKSSTADLPADFTGGMVNIVTKDFPSREEYSLSIGGTYNPSMHFNSNYLQYDGSSTDFLGFDDGTRDMPVRRNQPFPRPFDNDAALTRLTQRFNPTLGATTSTSPIDFSAGLTAGNQYTVGDNNKLGYFASISYKNETEFYEDFESNSYLKPRATSEFELRPARTLTGDYGTNNVLISAMAGTAFKTSQSKYQFNVLHLQNGESRAGYFYENVILADAIEAFRDNLEYSQRSITNAMLTGKHSNEDASWTTEWKLSPTLARVNDKDVRITAFEYNRNNDTYSIRPSSSESPTRIWRDLEEINLVGKLDLTKRHQLFNRDAILKFGGGYTYKQRDFSIDQYQILIQGSVSQNYNGDANEILAPGNIWTPERRTGSYINGFYEPANTFEAYNTNAAAYASQEFRISEKLKTILGVRFEKFDLFYTGQNNLGDQRLDNAHLIDKADFFPSANFILSTTENANLRFSYARTTARPSFKEASIAQIYDPLTNRTFIGNIDIRPTYINNLDLRYEIYGDQAQLIAFSGFVKSFKDPIELTIFSDFASDNLQPRNVNDALVYGAEVEIRRNLGFLDAGLSNFDLNLNVSVIDSQVEMDRSPNGEYESKQRNLRTGEEFDGKRPLQGQSPYLINTGLNYTSENAGWQTGIYYNVQGKTLEVVGIGTVPDVYTMPFHSLNFNFSKTFGEARNSTISLKVQNILNDDIESRFQSFNAEDQIFAIRNPGTPISLSYSYKF